The Glycine soja cultivar W05 chromosome 6, ASM419377v2, whole genome shotgun sequence genome has a window encoding:
- the LOC114415297 gene encoding uncharacterized protein DDB_G0271670-like, with translation MASLRIRPPLKDKDIIGRFMPDGRCCKKHPKHRQSPGVCSLCLRDKLSQLSSACSSSSSSRKTTFISSCHSSSSSSSLTSYCSSSASSCASPTLPFPFHKDSKSGSNSVSIFLLSAKPGGILKSRSMSVVATRRRTKGQDEGDDRNKKSGMKSGFWSKLLHPRTKSKRMEEIKGTKQLVHTRSLIQTVT, from the coding sequence ATGGCAAGCCTTAGAATTCGACCACCTTTGAAGGACAAGGACATCATTGGGAGGTTCATGCCTGATGGTCGTTGTTGCAAGAAGCACCCCAAACACCGCCAATCACCCGGCGTATGTTCTCTTTGTTTGAGAGACAAGCTTTCTCAACTATCTTCGGCatgctcatcttcttcttcttcgcgtAAAACAACATTCATTTCTTCGTGTCATTCgtcttcctcctcttcttctttaACCTCCTATTGCTCCTCTTCCGCCTCTTCTTGCGCCTCTCCAAcgcttcctttcccttttcatAAAGATTCAAAGAGTGGCTCCAATTCGGTTTCCATCTTTTTGTTGAGCGCAAAACCTGGTGGAATACTCAAAAGTAGGTCAATGAGCGTTGTTGCAACAAGGAGAAGAACAAAAGGTCAAGATGAAGGTGATGATCGTAATAAGAAGAGTGGCATGAAAAGTGGGTTTTGGTCCAAGTTGCTTCATCCCAGAACCAAAAGCAAGAGAATGGAGGAGATCAAAGGCACTAAGCAGCTGGTTCATACTAGGTCTCTAATACAAACTGTGACATAG